Proteins co-encoded in one Kutzneria chonburiensis genomic window:
- a CDS encoding helix-turn-helix domain-containing protein, which translates to MPVRKSTHLNEIASREETIANLQFELIEMASYAAEVVQENTVLRRQADNRPKLTREQANAIRALHANGVKQYAIAAEYGVNPATVSRIVRRRYYA; encoded by the coding sequence GTGCCCGTCCGAAAGTCCACGCACCTGAACGAGATCGCCAGCCGTGAGGAGACGATCGCCAACCTCCAGTTCGAGTTGATCGAGATGGCCAGCTACGCCGCTGAGGTGGTCCAGGAGAACACGGTCCTGCGCCGGCAGGCCGACAACCGGCCGAAGCTGACCCGGGAGCAGGCGAACGCTATCCGCGCCCTGCACGCGAACGGCGTGAAGCAGTACGCCATCGCTGCGGAGTATGGCGTCAACCCGGCCACGGTCTCCCGCATCGTTCGCCGCCGCTACTACGCCTGA